In Haematobia irritans isolate KBUSLIRL unplaced genomic scaffold, ASM5000362v1 scaffold_175, whole genome shotgun sequence, one genomic interval encodes:
- the LOC142242478 gene encoding uncharacterized protein LOC142242478, with protein sequence MSEEMNSLTMTRGRLKGSITRTLAFAQVPSAETTFDDVVSRLERLEEVWQAFVKLTDDLYKFKDVENFADPEADFASYEEKYLSARGKLYALKSQYAPTLNESTANSGAIAKLADQQAAFLEKLSTTSHPKENDLPRINIPFFTLTYKDWPSFKDLFESAIGSKGISNIQKFHYLKSLLKEDAARLIQHIPVTETAFQTTWTRLNDRYDRPKQIVTSFIEAFMALPSISTENAATMRKISDGANEIIRGLDAIGKDERDWWLIYLLLSKLDPESKSKWIRESRDNPLPTINDFFEFLDNRCEEVELCAKKQAHQSKHSHSGKSQGNHTKCLVSTKAKPSCLLCKCPDHSIFTCPTFLQKDINERRHFVKESALCYNCLRQGHAVSNCASKGRCKQCHRRHHSLLHLPSNEHEPTYLPGQVSESSPPESPSSSNNTTSANIQWSTTANIACPISLPSLPSSSKHCTSDKEFIMPTASIYVRDRFGKFITCRALLDTASKLSFITESCAQRLGLQRYPSKIIVNGISSIKAETTRGLCQIFVRSRISEQSINAKVHVLPKITTSLPGHSFENKIKNQLMDLPLADPTYNISSQIDILFGLEHIWNIFTFNKRIDSQGNTIAISTIFGWVVTCAETEQIYNQTTTLVTTVDIDRCLRSFWELEETEHHTKADPDDIFVETHFQTTHSRASDGKYVVQSPFKNENPIFGNTLNGALSRFYAVERRLQRNPAIRDKYIGFMRDYEKLGHMRKLKPHEINVTDGRVFYLPHHPVLGEKIRVVFDGSFQDSNGISLNNNLHIGPSIQRDLFAVCLRFRFHRYVFSADIVKMFRQIWISEHHKNYQRIVWRESPLHEVQHYILCTVTYGTSCAPYLSVRVLEQLAYDYKSKFPIASKVVMEDFYVDDVITGAQTEEEIVFIRDNLVNLLAQAGLELRKWVSNCVSISDSTQDQLFFAAPEKDVKKVLGIFWRPSSDQLGYHIELNKNPVATKRQVLSDVSRIFDPMGLLSPVVIQFKILLRKLWSHKLSWDEPLPENLTRQWTTFRQDLISIQDFTLPRYILNDVTKLELHGFSDASIHAYSAAVYCRFVDDTGHTHVKLIAAKTRVAPIKQKSLPCVELCGALILSRLLKRIKEALPHKSIDIRAWCDSTIVLCWLSQPPIKLKTFEANRTSEILEILPHPDALSAFKLSSKVLVSTVNDYNPLHELVHRISKWNKLIRVVAYIFKFINATRYPHQIKSPNISFNNFKHAELILTKYAQDAFSEERTLLQSKRLVSTTSSLAKLHPFIDGSGLLRVGGRLRNSELDNASKYPIILPKCSRITKLILQNLHEKNLHPGVSAFIVIARQTYWIIGARNLIRNLTHNCLKCFRQRHINTQQLMADLPSIRVRQAFPFENTGCDYAGPIILKQYSGRNTKKSKGYICLFVCLVTSAIHLELATDLSTDCFIAALKRFISRRGKCKKIFSDNGRNFLGASRELNEMHKVILSQTHNEIVSASLAEDGIQWTFIPPFAPHWGGMWESAVRSVKLHLKRVIGNTELTFEQMHTLLAQVEAVVNSRPLGTVPDTDCEYLSPAHFLIGRPYTTVPEGDLVNLTPNRLGYWQHVQNMFQGFWRPKWNRPQPNLAVGDVVVVKEKNLPPSKFLLAKVIETYPGIDGNVRAVKLKTQCGEMTRPISTLVKLPII encoded by the exons ATGTCGGAAGAAATGAATTCCTTGACGATGACCAGAGGTCGCTTGAAAGGCTCAATTACTCGTACTTTGGCGTTTGCTCAGGTTCCATCCGCAGAAACAACTTTCGATGATGTGGTTAGCCGCTTGGAGCGTTTGGAAGAGGTTTGGCAAGCGTTTGTAAAATTAACAGATGATTTATACAAATTCAaagatgtggaaaattttgcggaCCCGGAGGCTGATTTTGCAAGCTACGAAGAGAAATACCTTTCAGCGCGTGGTAAATTGTATGCTTTAAAATCACAATATGCTCCTACTTTGAATGAAAGTACAGCCAACTCGGGAGCAATAGCAAAGTTGGCAGATCAACAGGCTgcatttttggaaaaactttcaacGACTAGCCATCCTAAAGAAAATGATTTACCTCGCATAAATAttccattttttacattgaCATACAAAGATTGGCCAAGTTTTAAAGATCTTTTTGAGAGCGCTATAGGATCAAAAGGAATATCAAATATTCAAAAGTTTCATTACCTGAAGTCGCTACTCAAAGAAGATGCCGCAAGATTAATACAACATATTCCGGTTACCGAAACTGCTTTTCAAACAACTTGGACAAGGCTCAATGATAGGTATGATCGCCCTAAGCAAATTGTTACTTCTTTCATAGAAGCATTTATGGCCCTACCATCAATATCGACGGAAAATGCTGCAACCATGAGAAAAATATCTGACGGGGCAAATGAAATAATTCGTGGTCTTGATGCTATAGGTAAAGATGAAAGAGATTGGTGGTTAATCTATTTATTGTTATCTAAACTTGATCCTGAATCAAAGAGCAAGTGGATTCGTGAGAGTCGAGATAATCCACTTCCTACCATTAACGATTTTTTTGAATTCTTAGACAATCGCTGCGAAGAGGTTGAATTGTGTGCAAAGAAACAGGCCCATCAATCCAAGCACAGTCATTCAGGCAAGTCACAAGGTAACCATACAAAATGTCTGGTGAGTACTAAAGCAAAACCCAGCTGTTTATTGTGCAAGTGTCCCGACCATTCAATCTTTACATGTCCCACATTTCTGCAAAAAGATATTAATGAGCGCCGTCACTTCGTAAAAGAATCTGCACTATGTTATAATTGTCTACGACAGGGTCATGCGGTTTCCAACTGTGCATCAAAAGGTAGATGCAAGCAATGTCATCGAAGACATCATTCACTCCTACATCTTCCGAGTAATGAACATGAACCTACATATTTACCCGGTCAAGTTTCGGAGTCTTCACCCCCTGAATCACCGTCTTCTTCTAATAATACAACTAGTGCCAATATTCAGTGGTCCACTACCGCTAACATTGCATGTCCCATTTCGTTACCTTCACTTCCATCTAGTAGTAAACATTGTACGTCAGACAAAGAATTTATCATGCCCACTGCTTCTATTTATGTCAGAGATCGCTTTGGAAAGTTTATAACATGTCGAGCTTTATTAGATACCGCTTCAAAGctgtcttttatcactgagagtTGTGCTCAACGTCTAGGCCTTCAAAGATATCCctcaaaaataattgtaaatggTATTTCATCAATTAAAGCCGAGACAACTCGGGGTTTATGTCAAATATTCGTACGTTCACGCATCTCTGAGCAATCGATTAACGCCAAGGTACATGTTCTGCCTAAAATAACTACATCTCTTCCTGGCCACAGCTTTGAAAATAAGATCAAAAATCAACTTATGGATTTGCCTCTTGCTGACCCCACATACAACATTTCGTCAcagattgatattttatttggcCTAGAACATATTTGGAACATTTTCACATTCAACAAACGTATTGATTCACAGGGAAATACTATtgcaatttcaacaatttttggatgggttgTAACTTGTGCTGAGACAGAGCAAATTTACAACCAAACTACTACACTTGTTACCACCGTGGATATTGATCGTTGCCTTCGAAGCTTTTGGGAACTAGAAGAAACTGAACACCATACTAAAGCCGATCCAGATGACATTTTTGTAGAGACGCACTTTCAAACCACTCACTCGCGTGCAAGTGATGGTAAGTACGTAGTTCAGTCGccttttaaaaatgaaaacccAATATTTGGAAATACACTAAATGGTGCGCTATCTCGATTCTATGCTGTCGAAAGAAGGCTTCAACGAAATCCAGCAATTCGAGATAAGTATATTGGTTTTATGCGAGATTATGAAAAATTGGGACATATGCGTAAACTCAAACCTCATGAGATTAATGTTACTGATGGTAGAGTTTTTTATCTACCCCATCATCCAGTCTTGGGAGAAAAAATTAGAGTCGTGTTTGATGGCTCATTTCAAGATTCCAACGGTATATCGCTTAATAATAACTTGCACATTGGGCCAAGTATACAACGGGACTTATTTGCTGTTTGTTTGAGATTTCGTTTCCACAGGTATGTTTTCTCAGCcgacatagtaaaaatgttcagACAAATATGGATATCTGAACATCACAAAAATTATCAACGTATTGTATGGAGAGAGTCGCCGTTACACGAGGTACAACATTACATTTTATGCACGGTTACATATGGCACATCTTGTGCGCCATATCTTTCAGTACGAGTGTTGGAGCAGTTAGCCTATGATTATAAATCCAAGTTCCCCATTGCATCGAAGGTGGTAATGGAGGACTTTTATGTAGATGATGTTATTACCGGGGCACAAACGGAAGAAGAAATCGTTTTCATACGTGACAATTTGGTAAATCTACTAGCCCAAGCAGGCCTGGAACTAAGGAAATGGGTTTCAAATTGCGTGAGTATATCAGATAGTACACAAGATCAATTGTTTTTTGCAGCTCCCGAAAAGGATGTAAAAAAGGTGCTCGGTATTTTTTGGAGACCATCGTCAGATCAACTGGGGTATCATATAGAACTCAACAAAAATCCAGTCGCAACAAAAAGGCAGGTACTATCTGATGTATCACGTATATTTGATCCCATGGGTTTATTATCTCCTGTggtaatacaatttaaaattctacTAAGGAAACTATGGTCACACAAGCTATCGTGGGATGAACCACTTCCTGAAAATCTTACACGTCAATGGACTACATTTcgacaagatttaatttctattcaaGATTTTACACTTCCACGATACATTTTGAATGATGTTACAAAATTGGAGCTGCATGGTTTCTCGGATGCTTCCATACACGCATACTCTGCCGCAGTTTATTGTCGATTCGTAGACGACACTGGTCATACTCATGTCAAACTCATTGCTGCTAAAACAAGGGTAGCTCCCATCAAACAAAAATCGTTGCCGTGTGTTGAATTATGCGGAGCTCTTATTTTATCTCGTCTACTCAAAAGAATAAAAGAAGCCTTGCCACACAAATCAATTGATATACGAGCTTGGTGTGATTCAACAATTGTTTTGTGTTGGCTATCTCAACCACCCATTAAGTTAAAGACATTCGAAGCCAACAGAACAtcagaaatattggaaatattgccTC ATCCTGACGCCCTTTCTGCCTTTAAACTTTCTTCAAAAGTTCTGGTCTCAACAGTGAATGACTATAATCCACTACATGAATTGGTACACCGCATTTCGAAATGGAATAAACTCATACGTGTCGTAGCCTACATCTTCAAGTTCATCAATGCCACTAGATATCCACACCAAATAAAATCGCCGAATATTTCGTTCAACAACTTTAAACACGCCGAACTGATTCTGACAAAGTATGCCCAAGATGCCTTTAGCGAAGAGCGCACTCTATTACAAAGTAAACGCCTAGTAAGTACAACATCTTCATTAGCAAAACTACACCCCTTCATAGACGGCAGCGGCTTGTTACGGGTAGGTGGGCGCCTACGTAACTCAGAACTAGACAATGCTTCAAAATATCCAATAATCTTGCCAAAATGTAGCCGAATAACCAAATTGATTTTACAAAACCTTCATGAGAAAAATCTGCATCCCGGAGTATCGGCCTTTATTGTTATTGCCCGTCAAACCTATTGGATTATTGGTGCAAGAAATCTGATTCGAAATCTGACTCATAATTGCCTCAAATGTTTTCGACAACGACATATTAATACACAACAGTTAATGGCAGATTTACCATCCATCCGGGTACGTCAAGCGTTTCCCTTTGAAAATACTGGTTGCGACTATGCAGGCCcaataattttaaaacaatactCAGGACGAAATACAAAGAAATCTAAAGGGTATATCTGTTTATTTGTATGCCTAGTCACCTCCGCCATACATTTGGAACTCGCCACTGATTTAAGCACCGATTGTTTTATTGCCGCTTTAAAAAGATTTATATCGCGAAgaggaaaatgtaaaaaaatctttagtgacaatggaagaaattttcttgGGGCATCTCGAGAATTAAACGAGATGCACAAAGTAATTTTGTCGCAAACTCATAACGAAATTGTGTCCGCATCTTTAGCCGAAGACGGTATACAATGGACGTTTATTCCACCATTTGCACCCCATTGGGGTGGAATGTGGGAGTCGGCGGTTCGATCGGTTAAGTTGCATCTTAAACGAGTTATTGGAAATACAGAATTAACATTCGAGCAGATGCACACTCTATTGGCTCAGGTGGAAGCCGTAGTTAATTCAAGACCCCTAGGCACTGTTCCAGATACAGATTGCGAATACCTTTCGCCGGCTCATTTTCTTATTGGCAGGCCTTATACAACTGTTCCCGAAGGAGATCTGGTCAACCTCACACCAAACAGACTTGGATATTGGCAGCATGtacaaaatatgtttcaagGTTTCTGGCGACCAAAATGGAATAGACCTCAACCAAATCTAGCAGTTGGAGATGTTGTTGTAGTCAAAGAAAAGAATTTACCTCCCTCCAAATTTCTACTGGCAAAAGTGATCGAAACATATCCCGGTATAGATGGCAATGTAAGAGCTGTAAAACTTAAAACGCAATGCGGAGAAATGACACGTCCTATTTCTACCTTGGTAAAACTTCCCATAATCTGA